The Oryctolagus cuniculus chromosome 12, mOryCun1.1, whole genome shotgun sequence genomic interval GGGTAGGCAAGAATAAAGGTTCCCTCTTTCCGGTAGCGGAGTCCGGCGAAGACGCGCAGCAATGGCACCTCGCaaggggaaggaaaagaaggaggaacAAGTCATCAGCCTTGGGCCACAGGTGGCTGAGGGGGAGAATGTCTTCGGTGTCTGCCACATCTTCGCGTCCTTCAATGACACCTTCGTCCACGTCACTGATCTTTCTGGCAAGGAAACTATCTGCCGAGTGACCGGCGGCATGAAGGTGAAGGCCGACCGAGACGAGTCCTCGCCATACGCTGCCATGTTGGCCGCCCAGGATGTAGCTCAGAGGTGCAAGGAGCTGGGCATCACCGCCCTCCACATCAAGCTCCGGGCCACAGGAGGAAATAGGACAAAGACCCCTGGACCTGGAGCCCAGTCGGCTCTCAGAGCCCTTGCCCGCTCGGGTATGAAAATCGGGCGAATTGAGGATGTCACCCCCATCCCCTCCGACAGCACCCGCAGGAAGGGGGGTCGCCGTGGTCGCCGCCTGTGAACAGGACTCCccagattgtttttttttcttttcttttttttttttatcttttatttaatgaatataaatttccaaagtacgtctcatgggttacaatggctttcccccccataccgtccctccca includes:
- the LOC100351184 gene encoding small ribosomal subunit protein uS11; translation: MAPRKGKEKKEEQVISLGPQVAEGENVFGVCHIFASFNDTFVHVTDLSGKETICRVTGGMKVKADRDESSPYAAMLAAQDVAQRCKELGITALHIKLRATGGNRTKTPGPGAQSALRALARSGMKIGRIEDVTPIPSDSTRRKGGRRGRRL